One segment of Macrotis lagotis isolate mMagLag1 chromosome 1, bilby.v1.9.chrom.fasta, whole genome shotgun sequence DNA contains the following:
- the LOC141509321 gene encoding olfactory receptor 7A5-like: MVPENQTQFSDFILLLFSENPDQEGLLFGMFLSIYLVTIVGNLFIMLVVVSDSHLHTPMYFLLSNLSFVDTCVVTTTVPKMLESFRTLNKAISYADCLTQMFFFSLFTGLDHFLLTAMAYDRFVAICHPLRYAVMMSSWFCGLLVILSWSMAFLNAFLHSLMVTRLSFCTKNQIHHFFCDLPEIMKLSCSDTLINYIVLRCS; encoded by the coding sequence ATGGTACCAGAAAACCAAACACAATTCAGTGATTTTATCCTCCTCCTATTCTCTGAGAATCCAGATCAGGAAGGACTCCTCTTTGGGATGTTTCTGAGCATATATTTGGTCACAATAGTTGGAAACCTGTTCATCATGTTGGTGGTTGTCTCTGACTCTCATCTGCACACCCCCATGTACTTCTTACTTTCCAATTTGTCCTTTGTGGATACCTGTGTGGTGACCACCACAGTCCCAAAGATGTTGGAGAGCTTCAGGACACTAAACAAGGCCATTTCCTATGCTGACTGTCTTACCCAGATGTTCTTCTTCTCACTTTTTACTGGTTTGGATCATTTCCTCCTCACTGCTATGGCCTATGACCGTTTTGTGGCTATATGTCACCCTCTACGCTATGCAGTAATGATGAGCTCTTGGTTCTGTGGCTTGCTAGTGATATTGTCCTGGTCAATGGCATTTCTAAATGCCTTTCTTCACAGTCTAATGGTAACACGTCTCTCCTTTTGTACCAAAAATCAAATTCATCACTTCTTCTGTGATCTTCCTGAGATTATGAAGCTTTCTTGTTCTGACACTCTCATAAATTATATCGT